One genomic segment of Hordeum vulgare subsp. vulgare chromosome 2H, MorexV3_pseudomolecules_assembly, whole genome shotgun sequence includes these proteins:
- the LOC123425215 gene encoding GDSL esterase/lipase At1g09390-like gives MELTSSHASPARLGPAVLRFLAVVAVMMVTSSQLLPIISWSFLPRRQAAASGHGRAPGRCVMFNFGDSNSDTGGLVAGAGFRLHRPHGRLFFGRPSGRFSDGRLYIDFLCERLGLDYLSPYLESSGVSFRHGANFAAAGAATAQTADTGQFSLPTQLRQFRHFKARTAELLPLGLGSGITDEEFRHAVYTFDIGQNDISVAFTANLTQEGILGSVVPAIATRIRNAVKTVYEAGGRKFVLYNTGPFGCLPSTLAQHRTRPGRGGGHELDGAGCLAGHNGVAEALNARLRRLRDDLAAELPAAAGVGVDMHAIKYGLFANHSAHRFSSPLTACCGAGGPPYNYEPGAACGTAKAKACSEPEGGRRISWDGVHYTEAANRIVADKILSAEYNTPPLPLQTMCEGDGDT, from the exons ATGGAGCTGACCAGCTCTCACGCTTCACCTGCTCGACTTGGGCCGGCGGTGCTCCGGTTCCTCGCCGTGGTAGCCGTGATGATGGTCACATCGAGCCAGCTCCTGCCCATCATTAGCTGGTCTTTCTTGCCACGACGGCAAGCTGCAGCTTCTGGCCATGGTCGTGCTCCTGGGAGATGCGTGATGTTCAACTTCGGAGACTCCAACTCCGACACCGgagggctcgtcgccggcgcgggGTTCCGGCTTCACAGGCCCCATGGCCGCCTCTTCTTCGGCAGGCCCAGCGGCCGGTTCTCCGACGGCCGCCTCTACATCGACTTCCTCT GCGAGAGGCTGGGGTTGGACTACCTGAGCCCGTACCTGGAGTCGTCCGGCGTGTCCTTCCGCCACGGGGCCAActtcgccgccgccggcgccgccacGGCGCAGACTGCCGACACCGGGCAGTTCAGCCTACCGACGCAGCTGCGCCAGTTCCGGCATTTCAAGGCCCGCACGGCGGAGCTCCTCCCGCTAG GGCTCGGGTCTGGCATCACCGACGAGGAGTTCCGACACGCCGTGTACACGTTCGACATTGGGCAGAACGACATATCCGTCGCCTTCACCGCCAACCTCACGCAAGAAGGCATCCTTGGGAGCGTCGTCCCGGCCATCGCCACGAGGATCAGAAACGCCGTCAAG ACGGTGTACGAGGCCGGCGGGCGCAAGTTCGTGCTCTACAACACGGGGCCGTTCGGGTGCCTGCCCAGCACGCTGGCACAGCACCGGACACGCCCAGGCCGAGGCGGCGGACACGAGCTCGATGGCGCGGGGTGCCTCGCCGGCCACAACGGCGTCGCCGAGGCCCTCAACGCGCGCCTGCGCCGCCTCCGGGACGACCTGGCCGCGGAGCTGCCGGCCGCGGCCGGCGTCGGCGTGGACATGCACGCCATCAAGTACGGCCTCTTTGCCAACCACAGCGCGCACCGCTTCAGCAGCCCGCTCACGGCGTGCTGCGGCGCCGGCGGGCCACCGTACAACTACGAGCCGGGCGCCGCGTGCGGGACCGCCAAGGCGAAGGCCTGCTCGGAGCCGGAGGGAGGCAGGCGCATCAGCTGGGACGGGGTGCACTACACCGAGGCGGCGAACCGGATCGTCGCCGACAAGATACTGTCCGCCGAGTACAACAcccctcctcttcctctgcaAACGATGTGCGAGGGAGACGGCGACACCTAG